GCGCGTGCCTGCGCGCGCTGACCGAGCGGGGCCTGACCGTGCTGCCCGTCCCGGTCGAGCCGGCCACGGACCGTACGGACCTGGCCGCCCGACTCGCCGACGCGGCCGGCGACGAGAGCGTGGCGGGCGTCTTGTCGCTGCTCGCCGTCGACGGAGAGGCCGCCCCGGCGGCGGCCGGGCTGACCGTCGGTGTCGCACTGACCGTCCTGCTCGTCCAGGCACTCGGTGACGCGGACATCGACGCACCGCTGTGGTGCGCGACCCGGAACGCGGTGGGCGTGGACCCCGCCGACGAGGTGGCGGAGCCGTACCAGTCCCAGGTCTGGGGTCTGGGCCGGGTGGCGGCGCTGGAGCACGCGGCGCGCTGGGGCGGGCTGGTCGATCTGCCGGGCACGGTGGACGAGCGGGTCGCCGGTCGTCTCGCCGCGGTGCTCGCCCAGTCGGCCGAGGACCAGGTCGCGGTCCGCGCCCACGGCGTGTTCGCGCGGCGCCTGACGCGGCTGCCCGCGACCCGCGGCAACAGCTCCTGGTCACCGCGCGGCACGGTGCTGGTCACGGGGGGTACGGGTGCGCTGGGCGGGCATGTCGCCCGCTGGCTCGCGGGTGCGGGCGCGGAGCACCTGGTGCTCACCAGCCGCCGGGGCCTCGACGCGCCGGGCGCGACGGAGCTGGTCGCGGAACTGGAACAGGGGGGCGTGCGGGTGACCGTCGCCGCGTGTGACGTCGCCGACCGTGCCGCGCTGGCCGCGCTGCTCGCCGAGCACCCGGTGAACGCCGTCGTCCACGCGGCCGGCACCGCCGAGGCGGGCATGCTCGCCGAGACGAGCCTCGGCGACTTCGCGGCGACGGTCGGCGCGAAGGCCCTCGGGGCCGCGCATCTCCACGAACTGCTCGGTGAACGGGAGTTGGACGCCTTCGTCCTCTTCTCCTCCATCGCCGGGGTGTGGGGAGGCGGCGGACAGGCCGCATACTCGGCCGCGAACGCCTTCCTCGACGGTCTGGCGCAGCACCGGCGGGCCCGGGGCCTCGCCGCGACCTCGATCGCCTGGGGGCCGTGGGCCGAGGGCGGCATGGTCGCCGACACCGGGGACGAGGAACGGCTGCGCCGACGCGGGCTGACCGCGCTGCGCCCGGACCGCGCGCTCCGGGCGCTGCACGGCGCGCTGAGCGGCGGGGACGGCACCCTCACCGTGGCGGACGTGGACTGGGCACGGTTCGTCGTCCCGTTCACCCTCGGCAGGCCGAGCCCGCTGCTCGGCGATCTCCCCGAGGTCGGGGAGGCCCTCGCGCGGCGGCCCGCCGAGGATGCCGGGGAGCGGACCGCGGAACCGTCGGCCCTGAGGGAGAGGCTGGCGGCGCTGCCCGAGGACGAACGGCGACGCCTGCTCGTGGACACGGTGCGCGCGCACGCGGCCGCCGTACTCGGCCACGGCGGACCCGGCGCGGTCGAACCGGACCTGGCGTTCCGGGACCTCGGCTTCGACTCCCTCACCGCGGTGGAGCTGCGCAACCTGCTCACCGCCGACACCGGCCTGACTCTGCCCGCGACGCTGGTCTTCGACCACCCCACCCCCGAGGCGATCGCCCGCCACCTCGACGCCGAACTCGCCGGCGACGCGAGGGCCGACGAGATCTCGGTCTTCAGCGAGCTGGACCGGCTGGAGTCGGTCATCTCGACGGCCACCGCCGCCGAGGAGACGGTCCGGTCCGGGGTGCGCAGGCGGCTTCAGGAACTGCTGGCCCTCGTGAACTCCGCCCAGGAACAGCCCGCGGAATCGGCCGAAGCGCGGCGGCAGCTCCAGGACGCGACGGTCGACGACATCTTCGACCTGATCGATCAAGATCTAGAAATTTCCTAGTTCTTGGCGCTCTACCTTTGACGACAGCCGAGGACGGATGAGGCGAATGAGCAGCAACGAAGACAGGCTTCTCGAGTATCTCAAGCGCGTCACCGGAGACCTGCGACAGGTCCGGGAGCGCCTGCGCGAGGTCGAGGAGAAGGACCGGGACCCCGTCGCGATCGTCGGCATGGCGTGCCGGTATCCGGGTGGGGTGCGGTCGCCGGAGGACCTGTGGCGGCTGGTGGTGTCCGGCGGCGACGCGGTCGGTGACTTCCCCGCGGACCGCGGCTGGGACGTGGACGGCATCTACGACCCGGACCCGGCAGCGGCGGGGAAGACGTACGCGCGCCGGGGTGGATTCCTGTACGAGGCGGGGGAGTTCGACGCGGGGTTCTTCGGGATCAGTCCGCGCGAGGCCGTGGCGATGGATCCGCAGCAGCGGTTGCTGCTGGAGACGACGTGGGAGGCGTTCGAGCGGGCGGGCATCGACGCGGAGTCGGTGCGGGGCAGTCGTACCGGTGTCTTCGTCGGCTCCGGCTACCAGGACTACGTCAACCTCCTGGTCGGGCTGGGCGGTGAGTCCGACGGCCATCTCGGGACCGGCAACTCCGCCAGTGTGATGTCCGGTCGCATCGCCTACACCTTCGGCCTGGAGGGTCCCGCCGTCACCGTCGACACGGCCTGCTCGTCCTCGCTGGTGGCCCTGCACTGGGCGATCCAGGCGCTGCGCGGCGGCGAGTGCTCGATGGCGCTCGCCGGCGGCGTGATGGTGATGACCACCCCGACCGCGTTCGTGGAGTTCAGCCGGCAGCGCGGGCTGGCCCCCGACGGCCGCTGCAAGGCGTTCGGCGCCGGCGCGGACGGCACGGGCTGGGCGGAGGGCGTGGGCATGCTCCTGGTGGAGCGGCTGTCCGACGCCCGCAGGAACGGGCACGAGGTACTGGCCGTCGTGCGGGGCAGCGCCGTGAACCAGGACGGTGCGTCGAACGGTCTGACGGCGCCCAACGGTCCCGCGCAGCAGCGGGTGATCCGGCAGGCGCTGGCCTCGGCCGGTCTGTCTCCCGCCCAGGTCGACGCCGTGGAGGCGCACGGCACGGGCACGACGCTGGGCGACCCGATCGAGGCGCAGGCACTCCTCGCGACCTACGGCCAGGACCGTGAACGGCCGCTGTGGCTTGGCTCGTTGAAGTCGAACATCGGGCACGCGCAGGCGGCCGCGGGTGTGGCCGGTGTGATCAAGATGGTGCTGGCGATGCGGCACGGAGTGCTGCCGCGGACCCTGCACGCGGATGAGCCGTCGCCGCACGTGGACTGGTCGGCGGGCGCGGTACGGCTGCTGACCGAGGCCGTCGACTGGCCGGAGACCGACCACCCGCGCCGGGCCGCCGTCTCGTCCTTCGGGGTCAGCGGCACCAACGCCCACACCATCCTCGAACAGGCACCGCCGACCCCGTTCGAGGAGCCCGACCAGAGCCCCGCCGACGGCCCCCTGGCGTGGGTGCTCTCCGCCCGGAGCGACGCGGCACTGCGGGACCAGGCCGCCCGGCTGCTGACCCTCGCGCGGACTGAGGCCCCGCCGCAGGACATCGGGCTGTCGCTGGCCACGACCCGCGCGGCCATGCGCCACCGGGCCGCGATCGTGGGCGAGGACCGAGCAGAACTCGTCGCCGCACTTGAGGAGTTGGCCGGCGGAACCCCGTCGGCACGGGTGCTGCGGGGGCATCCGACCGGCGGCAAGACCGGCTTCCTCTTCTCCGGCCAGGGCTCACAACGCCTCGGCATGGGGCGCGAACTGTACGCGGCGTACCCCGTGTTCGCCGCCGCCTACGACGAGGTGTGCGCGCGTCTGGACGCACCGGTGGATGTGGATGCCGAGTCGCTGCACCGGACCGGGTGTGCCCAGCCCGCGCTCTTCGCGGTGGAGGTGGCGCTGTTCCGCCTCCTCGAATCCTGGGGGGTGCGGCCCGATGTCGTCGTGGGCCACTCCGTGGGGGAGATCGCGGCGGCGCACGTGGCTGGTGCGCTGTCCTTGGACGACGCGGCGAAGCTGGTCTCCGCGCGCGCCGCGCTGATGCAGGCCCTGCCCGCGGGCGGCGCGATGGTCGCCGTACAGGCCACGGAAGCGGAAGTGCTGCCCCACCTCACCGAGGAGGTGACCGTCGCCGCCGTCAACGGGCCCTCCTCGGTGGTGATCTCCGGGACCGAGGCGGCGGTCCTGGCGATCGCCGGGGACTTCGCCCGACAGGGCCGTAAGACGTCCCGGTTGAAGGTCAGTCACGCGTTCCACTCGCCGCTGATGGAGCCGATGCTGGAGGAGTTCGCCCGCGTCGTCGGCGGGCTGGTGTTCAACGAACCGAAGGTTCCTGTCGTTTCGAACCTGACGGGTGCTCTGGTCGAGTCGTACACCCCGGAGTACTGGGTGCGGCATGTGCGTGAGGCGGTCCGGTTCGCCGACGGCATCGAGACCCTGCACGACCTCGGAGTCCGGGTCTATGTGGAGATCGGTCCGGGTGGAGTCCTGAGCGGCATGGCGCAGGGCTGCCTGGAGGACGTCGTCACCGTGCCCCTCCTTCGTGGTGACCGCTCTGAGCGGTCGGCGCTGGTGACGGGCCTGGCCCAACTGCACACGCGTGGCGTGCCGGTGGACTGGAAGGTGTTCTTCGCGGGTGCGCGCAGGACCGGTCTGCCGACGTACGCCTTCCAGCACGAGCGGTACTGGGTCAAGCCGCCGGAGCCTGTCGCCGCCGTGGTGGACCCGGTGGAGGCGGAGTTCTGGGAGACGGTGGAGCGTGAGGATTTGGCGGCCCTCGCGCAGACGCTGGACGTCGATGCGGGGGACACGTTCGGCGAGGTGGTGCCCAGGCTCTCGTCCTGGCGGCGGCAGCGCAGGGAGCGAGCCGCCGTGGACGGCTGGCGCTACCACGAGTCCTGGCAGCGCCTGCCCCGGCTCGCCCCCACCGGCCCCGGCGGCACCTGGCTGCTGGCCCTGCCGCAAGAGGAGGACGAGCAGACCGCCGCCGTCCGTGCCGTGCTCACCGCTCGCGGCGCCACCCTGAAGACACTGGTCGTCGACGCGACACATGAACGGACCGCACTGGCACGGGAGTTGGCGGAGATCGGGCCGGTGGACGGCGTGCTGTCCCTGCTCCTCACCGATGACCCGGTGCTGCCCACCCTGCTGCTCGTCCAGGCCCTGGGCGACGCCGGGACCGACGCCCCGCTGTGGTGCCTCACCTCGGGCGCGGTGGCCGTCGGCGGCTCCGACACCGTACGCGACGCCCGGCACGCCCAGGTCTGGGGCCTCGGCCGCACCGTCGCCCTGGAACAGCCCCGGCGCTGGGGCGGCCTGATCGACCTGCCGCAGACCCTCGACGCCCAGGCCGCCGGACACCTCGCCGATGTACTGGGACGCGCGCTGACGACCCGACGGCAGAGCGACGGGACAGGCCCACGGGCCGCGGGCCGGACGGGCCGGTGGGCGGAGGACCAGCTCGCCGTCCGCGCCTCCGGCGTCCACGCCCGGCGGCTCGCCCACGCGCCGGCCCGCGCCGCCACCCGCCGCTGGCAGCCCCGCGGCACCGTCCTCGTCACCGGCGGCACGGGCGCGCTGGGTAGCCATGTCGCCCGCTGGCTGGCGCGCGGCGGGGCCGAACACCTTGTCCTCACCAGCCGCCGGGGCGCGGACGCCCCGGGCGCCGCCGCCCTGCGCGGCGAACTGGAGGCGCTCGGCGCCCGGGTCACCCTCGCCGCCTGCGACATCGCCGACCGCGCCGCCGTCGCCGCCCTGCTCGCCGGGCACACCTTCACCGCCGTCGTGCACGCCGCCGGGGTCGCCGACGCCGGGCTCGTGGACGCCACCACCCCGGCCGCCTTCACCGCCGCGCTCGCCGCCAAGGCCGGCGGCGCGGCACACCTGGACGAACTGCTGGGCGACCGGGAACTCGACGCCTTCGTGCTCTTCTCCTCCATCTCCGGCGTCTGGGGCAGCGGCGGCCAGGGCGCCTACGCCGCGGGCAACGCCTTCCTCGACGCCCTCGCCCGGCGGCGCCGCGCCCGCGGCCTGACCGCCACCGCCGTCTCCTGGGGCCCCTGGGCCGACGGCGGCATGGTCGAGGACGGCGACGACGAGGAGCGGCTTCGCCGCCGCGGCCTGCGCACGATGCCCCCCGCGGCGGCGATCACGGCGCTACAGCGCGCGCTCGACCGTGACGAGACCCAGCTGACCGTGGCCGACGTCGACTGGGCCCGCTTCATCGTGCCGTTCACCCTCGGCCGGCCCAGCCCGCTCCTCGGCGACCTGCCCGAGGTGCGCGCGACGCTCGCCGAGGACGCCCCCGAGGAGGGGCACGGCTTTGGGGCGCTCGCCGAGCACCTCGCCGGACTGCCGCCCGAGGACCGCACCCGCACCCTGGTGGAGCTCGTGCGCACGCACGCCGCCGCCGTCCTCGGCCACCGCACGGCGGGCGCCGTCGACGCCGACCGGCCCTTCCGGGACCTCGGCTTCGACTCCCTCACCGCCGTGGAACTGCGCAACCGGCTCAACGGGGCCACCGGGCTCGTCCTGCCCACGACGCTGGTCTTCGACCACCCCACGGCGGCCGACCTGGCCGCCCACCTGGTCGCCGAACTCACCGGCGACCGGGCCGAGCCGGCCACCGAAGCGGCGGCCGGCGCCGTGCTGGACGAACCGATCGCCATCATCGCGATGGCCTGCCGCTACCCCGGCGACGTGCGCTCGCCCGAGGACCTGTGGGAACTGGTCGCCACCGGCCGCGACGCGATCTCCCGCTTCCCCGGCAACCGCGGCTGGGACGTCGAGGCGCTCTACCACCCGGACCCCGACCACCCCGGCACCACCTACACCGTCCACGGCGGATTCCTGCACGACGCCGACGAGTTCGACCCCACGGTCTTCGGCATCAGCCCGCGCGAGGCCGTCGCCATGGACCCGCAGCAGCGCCTGCTCCTGGAGACCACCTGGGAAGCCTTCGAGCGTGCCGGGATCGCGCCCGACGCGATGCGCTCCACCGCCACGGGCGTCTTCGTCGGCTCCGGCTACCAGGACTACACCGGCCGCCCGCTCAAGGTCCCCGACGGCGTCGAGGGCTACCTCCCCAGCGGCAACGCGGCCAGCGTGATCTCCGGCCGCCTCTCCTACGCCTTCGGCCTGCAAGGGCCCTCCGTCACCGTCGACACCGCGTGCTCGTCCTCGCTGACCGCCCTCCACCTCGCCGTGCAGGCACTGCGGAACGGCGAGTGCGCCATGGCGCTGGCCGGCGGCGTCATGGTGATGACCGGACCGTCCGCGTTCACGATGTCGAGCCGGCAGCGCGCCCTGTCCGCCGACGGCCGCTGCAAGGCGTTCTCCTCATCCGCCGACGGCACCGGCTTCGCCGAGGGCGTGGGCCTGGTCCTGGTGGAGCGGCTGTCCGACGCACGACGCAACGGACACCGGGTACTGGCCGTCGTCCGGGGCAGCGCGGTCAACCAGGACGGCGCCTCCAACGGCCTGACCGCGCCCAGCGGCAGGGCCCAGCAGCAGGTCATCCGGCAAGCACTGGCCAACGCCCGGCTCGCGCCGCACGAGGTGGACGCCGTGGAGGCCCACGGCACCGGAACCCGGCTCGGCGACCCGATCGAGGCACAGGCACTGCTGGCCACCTACGGCAGGGAACGCGCCGGGGACCGGCCGCTGTGGCTCGGCTCGCTGAAGTCGAACATCGGGCACGCGCAGGCCGCCGCGGGTGTCGGCGGCGTCATCAAGATGGTGATGGCCATGCGCCACGGCGTCCTGCCCCGGACCCTGCACGTCGACGAGCCCACCCCGGACGTCGACTGGTCCAGCGGCACCGTGCGCCTGCTCACCGAGCAGACCGCCTGGCCCGACCAGGACAGGCCCCGGCGCGCCGCCCTCTCCTCGTTCGGACTGAGCGGCACCAACGTGCACACCATCATCGAACAGGCCCCCGAGACGCCCCCGGCACCCGCCACCGGGGGACAGGCCCCCGAGACACACCCGGCGCCCGCCACCGGCGACGGCCACACCCCTTCGACACTCCCCGCGCCCACCGCCGACGCCCACGCCCCCTCGGCACCCCAGGCCCTCCCCTGGGCGCTGTCCGCGAAGAGCGTCCGGGCCCTGCGCGCGCAGGCCCGCCGGCTGCTGGACCACCTCGACCGCGCCGAGGACCTCGCCCCGGCCGACATCGGTCACACCCTCCTCACCACACGCGCCCGGCTGGAGCAGCGGGCCGTGGTCGTCGGCCACGACCGGCAGGAGCTGCGGGCCGGGCTCGCGGCGCTCGCCGACGGCCGGCCCGCCGACACCGTGGTACAGGGCACCGCCACGGCCCGCGGCAAGGTCGCCTTCGTCTTCCCCGGGCACGGTTCCCAGTGGCCGGAGATGGCCCGCGAACTCCTGGACACCGCCCCGGCCTTCGCCGAACAGGCGCGCGCCTGCGCCGAGGCGTTCGCCCCCTACCTCGACTGGCCGCTGCTCGACGTCCTGCGCGCCGAACCGGACGCGCCGAGCGTCGCCGAGGTGGAGGTCGCCCAGCCCGCCCTGTTCGCGGTGATGGTGTCGCTGGCGGCCCTGTGGCGTTCCTACGGCCTGACGCCCGCAGCCGTCGTCGGCCACTCACAGGGCGAGGTCGCCGCCGCGTACGTCGCGGGCGCCCTGACCCTGGACGACGCGGCGCGGATCGTGGCCCTGCGCAGCCGCTCGCTGACCAAGCTCATCGGCAAGGGCGCCATGCTCGCGGTCGCCATGCCCGCCGAGCAGGCCCGCGCGCGGCTGGAGAAGTACGGCGACCGGCTCGCGGTCGCCGCCGTGAACGGGCCCGCCGCCCTGACCGTCACCGGGGAACCCGACGCGGTCGACGCGCTCCTGGCGGAACTGGAGGCCGAGGGCGTACGCGTGCGCAAGGTGCGCGGCGCCACCGGCGCCGGGCACTCCGCCCAGGTCGAAAGCCTGCGCCCCGAACTCCTCGACCTGCTCGCCCCGGTCGCACCGACCGCCGCGGACATCCCCTTCTACTCCACCGTGACCGGCACCCTCCTGGACACCACCGCCCTGGACGCCGAGTACTGGTACCGCAACGCGCGGCACACGGTCGAGTTCGAGGCGACCGTACGGACGCTGCTGGCCGACGGGCACGGGACGTTCGTCGAGTGCAGCCCGCACCCGCTGCTGGCCGACGCGGTGCAGGAGATCGCGGAGGAGGCCGACGCCGAGGCGGTCACCGGCGGCTCGCTGCGCAGGGGCCGGGGCGGCTTGGACCGCTTCCTGCGCTCCGCGTCCGAACTGCACGTGAACGGCGTGTCCGTGGACCTGACGGTGCCCTTCGCCGGGCGTCCGGTACGGCGTGTGGAACTGCCGACGTACGCGTTCCAGCGGCAGCGGTACTGGCTGGAGAGCGCCGACTCGGTGCCCGCGGGCACCGATCCCGTCGAGGCCGGGTTCTGGCACCTGGTGGAGAACGCGGACCTGCCCGCCCTCACCGACGAGTTCGGGCCCGACGCCGCCGCCCTCGTCGCCCCGGCGCTGCCGGCGCTGTCCGCGTGGCGCCGACGCGGCCGGGAGAAGTCCACGGTGGACGGCTGGCGTTACCGCGTCCGCTTCCGGCGGCTCACCGACCACCCGGCACCCGACCTGGAAGGCCCCTGGCTCGCCGTCCTCCCCGCCGGACGGGCGGACGAACAGTGGGCGCCCTGCGTCGTCGGCGTGCTCGGCGCCCACGGCGCCAAGGTGCGGGTCGTCGAACTCCCCGTCGACTGCGACCGCGCGGCAGCCGCGCACCGGCTCACCGAGGAACTCGACGGCGAACGGCCCGCGGGCGTCCTGTCGTTGCTCGGCCTCGCCCCCGGCAGCCACCCGGCCCACCCGACGCTGTCCGCGAGCCTCGCCACCACCGTCACCCTGGTCCAGGCGCTCGGCGACGCCGGCATCGAGGCACCGCTGTGGTGCGCGACCCGCGGCGCCGTCTCCACCGGGGCCGGCGACCCGCTGTTCGACGCCGGTCAGGCACAGCTGTGGGGCCTCGGCATCGTCGCCGCGCTGGAACTGCCCCGGCGCTGGGGCGGACTCGTGGACCTGCCCGCGAAGCCGGACGAGCACGCGCTGCGCCGCCTGGCCGGAGTGCTGGCCCAGCACGACGAGGACCAGCTCGCCGTCCGTGCCGACGGCGTGTACGCCCGCCGCCTGGTCCGGGCACGGCCCGCCGACACGGAGCCCACGACCCCCTGGCGGCCGCGCGGCACCGTCCTGGTCACCGGCGGAACGGGCGGCGTGGGCCGGCACCTCGCCCGCTGGCTGGCCGGCGCGGGAGCCCGGCACCTGGTGCTCACGAGCCGGCGCGGGCCCGACGCCCCCGGCGCCCGGGAACTGCGCGCGGAGCTGACCGCCCTGGGCGCCGAAGTGACCATCGCCGCCTGCGACATCGCCGACCGCGACGCGCTCGCCCGGCTGCTCGCCGGCATCGAGGCCCGGCACCCCCTCACCGCGGTGCTGCACGCCGCCGGCACGGCACGCTCCTCCCTGCTGGCCGACGCGCACCTCGACGAGTTCGCCGAAGCCGCGGCCGCCAAGGTCACCGGCGCCCGCAACCTGGACGAACTGCTCGACGGCCGCGAGCTGGACGCGTTCGTCCTGTTCGCCTCCGGCGCCGGCGTCTGGGGCAGCGGCGGCCAGGCCTCCTACGCCTGCGCCAACGCCTTCCTCGACGCCCTCGCACTGCGGCGGCGGGCCCGGGGCCTGACCGCGACCTCGGTCGCCTGGGGCGGCTGGGCGGGCGGCGGCATGGTCGACGACACGGTCCAGGAGCGCGGCGAGCGGCGGGGCCTCGGCGTCATGCCCCCCGAACTCGCGATCTCGGCCCTGCACCGGGCCGTCGGGCACGACGAGGCCGCCCTCACCGTCGCCCCGATCGACTGGGAGAAGTTCCTGCCCGCCTTCACCGTGGCCCGGCCCAGCCCACTGCTGAGCGAACTGCCCGACGTACAGCGGCTGTTGGCGGCGGAGCGGACCGCCGACGCGGAGACCGGCGACGGCGCGGGCCCCGCGCCCGAACTCGCCGCGCTCGCCCCGGCCGAGCGGGAGGAGTGGCTGCTGGAGCACATCCGTGCGCAGAGCGCCGTGGTCCTCGGCCACACGTCGGCCGAGGACGTGGGGCCCACCGCGCACTTCCTGGAACTCGGCTTCGACTCGCTCACCGCGATCGACCTGCGCCGGCGCCTGGCGGCGACGACCGGTCTGCGGCTGCCCGCCGGACTGGCCTTCGACCACCCCACGCCCGCCAGGCTCGCCAAGCACCTGCTGACCCGGCTCGGGGACACCGGCGGCGGCACGCCGGAGCGGCCCGCCGACCTGCTGGTCCAGCTCTACCGGCACGCCAGCGAGACCGGGACGGCCGCCGAGGCCATGGGCATGCTGATGGACGCCGCCCGCTTCCGGCCCTCGTTCGACCGGCCCGGCGAACTGACCGAGCCGCCCGCCCCGGTACGGCTGTCACACGGCGAGGGCCCCGTCACGCTGATGTGCGTCTCGCCGTACGTCGTACCGGCCGGCGCCCACCAGTACGCCCGGTTCGCCGCCCCCTTCCGCGGCCGGCTGGACGTGTGGGCGCTGGTCAACCCCGGCTACGAGCAGGCCGAGCCGGTCCCGTCCGACCCGGACGCCGTGCTCCTGCTGCACGCGCGGACCGTACGGGAGCGCGCGGGCGGCAAGCCCGTCGTCCTGCTCGGCTACTCCTCGGGCGGCTGGATCGCCCACGGCGTGGCGGCACACCTGGAGGCCATGGGCGAGCCGCCCGCGGCCGTGGTGATGGTCGACAGCTTCAGCCGCGAGATCCCCTTCGACCACCAGGTGCTCAACGCGATGGCCCAGGCCCAGTCGCGGCGCCTGGACTTCATGAAGTCCGGCGGCGAGCAACTCACCGCGATGGGCCATTACATGCGCCTGTTCGACGAGTGGGACGCGCCGCGGATCGCCGCGCCGACCCTCCTCGTGCGGGCGAGCGAGGCCATGCCGGCCGACACCCCCGTGGACGGCGACGGCCGCGCCGCACCGCCCGAGCACGTGGACACGACCGTCGAAGTGCCCGGCGACCACTACTCGATGCTGGAGGACCACGCCGCCACCACCGCCGCGGCCGTGGACACCTGGCTCGCGGACACCGTCACCGGCCGCACCGGCCCCGCCGTGCCGCCGGACGCGACGACGACCGCATGACCCGCCCGCGACCACCGCGAGCACCCCAAGACCCCGACAGAGCAGACGTGGGAGAGAAATCATGACGAAGGCTCTCTACGAGATCGGCGAGACCCCGCCGCTCGGTGAGGTCCCGGGCCGGATGTACGCCTCGGTGATCCGTCAGGAACGCTTCGGCGAGCCGAAGCAGGCGTTCCGCACCGAGGTCGTCGACACCCCGGCCGTCGGCCGGAGACAGGTGCTGGTCTACGTGATGGCCGCCGGCATCAACTACAACAACGTGTGGTCCTCGCTGGGCAAACCGGTCGACGTCATCGGGATGCGGCAGCGCCAGGGCCGGCCCGAGGACTTCCACATCGGCGGCTCGGAGGCCTCCGGCGTGGTGTGGGCCGTCGGCGCGGGCGTCCGCAACGTCAAGGTCGGTGACCACGTACTGGTCACCAGCGGCCAGTGGGACGAAACCGCCGCCGACATCCGCCTCGGCAGGGACCCGCTGGCCTCGGAGAGCATCAGGGCCTGGGGCTACGAGACCAACTACGGCTCCTTCGCCCAGTTCTGCCGCGTCGACGAGTACCAGTGCCACCCCAAGCCCGCCCATCTGACCTGGGAGGAGTCCGCCGCCTTCCTGCTGACCGGGCCCACCGCCTACCGGCAGCTGTTCGGCTGGCAGGGCCACACGGTCCGCCCCGGCGACCCCGTGCTGATCTGGGGCGGCGCGGGCGGCCTCGGCTCCATGGCCATCCAGCTCGTGAAGCTGGCCGGCGGCATCCCGATCGCCGTCGTCTCCAGCGAGGACCGCTCCGCGTACTGCCGCCGCCTCGGCGCGGCGGGCACCATCGACCGCCGCGACTTCGACCACTGGGGCCGGCTGCCCGACGTCGGGGACGCCGAGGCCTCGGCACGGTTCCTGCGCGGCGCCCGCGGGGTCGGCAAGAGGATCTGGGAGATCCTCGGCGAGCGCAAGTCCCCGCGGATCGTGCTGGAACACAGCGGCCAGGACAC
This Streptomyces misionensis DNA region includes the following protein-coding sequences:
- the ccrA gene encoding crotonyl-CoA carboxylase/reductase encodes the protein MTKALYEIGETPPLGEVPGRMYASVIRQERFGEPKQAFRTEVVDTPAVGRRQVLVYVMAAGINYNNVWSSLGKPVDVIGMRQRQGRPEDFHIGGSEASGVVWAVGAGVRNVKVGDHVLVTSGQWDETAADIRLGRDPLASESIRAWGYETNYGSFAQFCRVDEYQCHPKPAHLTWEESAAFLLTGPTAYRQLFGWQGHTVRPGDPVLIWGGAGGLGSMAIQLVKLAGGIPIAVVSSEDRSAYCRRLGAAGTIDRRDFDHWGRLPDVGDAEASARFLRGARGVGKRIWEILGERKSPRIVLEHSGQDTLPTSMYLCDNAGMVVICGGTSGYNGDVDLRHLWMRSKRLQGSHYADARECREVINLVGAGMLDPCLSACEGFQDVGRMHQMMHDNVHPSGNMAVLVNAPRRGETSVELAAA